From one Electrophorus electricus isolate fEleEle1 chromosome 20, fEleEle1.pri, whole genome shotgun sequence genomic stretch:
- the il19l gene encoding interleukin 19 like, translating into MKTSLLICGLIGCTLLASLWGTALGHKLHLGLCSLTVHTRELRHHFQHIRKSMISEDTHKGVKLLRGDVMKNLQAMDSCCFLRHVLQFYMEKVFSNYSSSQSLHRRTTSVLANSFHSITKDLRACHAQMHCQCSKEANEKFHAIQVNYDKLEIGAASVKAIGELDSLLEWLESFHD; encoded by the exons ATGAAGACCTCCCTGCTGATTTGTGGCCTAATTGGGTGCACCTTGCTGGCTAGCCTGTGGGGCACAGCCCTGGGGCACAAGCTTCATCTGGGTCTCTGTTCCCTGACCGTACACACTCGTGAGCTCAGGCACCACTTCCAACACATTCGCAAGAGCATG ATctcagaagacacacacaaaggtgtgAAGCTACTAAGAGGGGATGTAATGAAAAACCTCCAG GCCATGGACAGCTGCTGCTTCCTCAGGCATGTCTTGCAATTCTACATGGAGAAGGTCTTCAGCAACTACAGCAGCAGTCAGTCCCTCCATCGAAGAACCACCAGTGTGCTGGCCAACTCTTTCCACAGCATCACCAAGGACCTgagagcatgt catgCTCAGATGCACTGTCAGTGCAGCAAGGAGGCCAATGAGAAATTCCATGCAATTCAAGTCAACTATGATAAG CTGGAGATAGGAGCAGCTTCTGTAAAGGCCATAGGAGAGCTGGACTCTCTGCTGGAGTGGCTGGAAAGCTTCCACGACTGA
- the prelp gene encoding prolargin, producing the protein MKAGLGFCSLLVLLLATDVWGQRRRPRPKPPTTRKPVPPAPRKPSPAPPKTDLEPREPTDFPPPILGPPSSFPDCPRECFCPPSYANALYCENRNLRKVPVIPPRTHYLYLQNNFIDQVTADSFSNATDLKWLNLGNNRIRSIEKQVFEKVPNLLYLYIERNQLKEVPSDLPRGLEQLRLSRNQISKIAPGAFGKMQHLILLDLHHNRISDSNLGKNVFKDLTSLIQLNLANNILRKMPANVPVRIYQLFLDRNNIEDIPQGYFKDFTNIAFIRLNYNQLTDKGLPKMVFNISTLLDLHLAHNKLANVPLFSAHLEHLHLNNNNIERINGTEICPFSMSEDVHDFSSVPKLRYLRLDGNQLSPPIPMEVIMCFRHLHSIVI; encoded by the exons ATGAAGGCTGGGTTAGGATTCTGCTCTTTGCTGGTCCTTCTTCTGGCCACAGATGTCTGGGGGCAGCGGAGGAGGCCACGACCAAAGCCCCCCACCACCAGGAAACCTGTTCCTCCCGCCCCAAGGAAACCTTCTCCTGCACCTCCCAAGACTGATCTTGAGCCCCGGGAGCCCACTGACTTTCCGCCTCCTATCCTTGGCCCACCTTCTTCATTCCCAGACTGCCCAAGGGAATGCTTCTGTCCCCCTTCCTACGCAAATGCCCTGTACTGCGAGAACCGCAACCTCCGCAAGGTTCCAGTCATCCCGCCCCGTACCCATTATCTCTACCTACAGAACAATTTCATTGACCAAGTGACTGCAGATTCTTTCAGTAATGCCACAGATCTCAAGTGGTTAAACTTAGGGAACAATCGCATTCGCTCCATAGAGAAACAAGTGTTTGAGAAGGTGCCAAATTTGTTGTATCTCTATATAGAGAGGAACCAGCTGAAAGAAGTGCCAAGTGATCTTCCACGTGGCTTAGAGCAGCTGAGACTAAGCCGCAATCAGATCTCAAAGATCGCTCCAGGTGCTTTTGGCAAGATGCAACACCTAATTCTACTGGACTTGCATCATAATCGGATCAGCGACAGCAATCTGGGCAAAAATGTCTTCAAAGACCTTACAAGCCTTATACAGCTCAATCTGGCTAACAACATCCTCAGGAAGATGCCCGCAAATGTGCCAGTCAGAATTTACCAGCTGTTCTTAGACAGGAACAACATCGAGGACATTCCACAAGGCTATTTCAAGGATTTTACAAACATAGCCTTCATTAGACTCAACTATAACCAGCTGACTGATAAGGGCCTCCCAAAGATGGTGTTCAATATTAGCACATTGTTGGATTTGCACTTGGCTCACAACAAACTTGCAAACGTTCCACTGTTCAGTGCCCACCTGGAGCATCTAcacctcaacaacaacaatatcgAGA GAATAAATGGAACAGAGATCTGTCCCTTTAGCATGAGTGAGGATGTCCATGATTTCAGCAGCGTCCCCAAGCTGAGGTACTTGAGGCTGGATGGGAATCAATTGAGCCCCCCCATTCCCATGGAGGTCATCATGTGCTTCAGACATCTCCATTCCATAGTGATATAG